Proteins encoded in a region of the Flavobacteriales bacterium TMED191 genome:
- a CDS encoding rhomboid family intramembrane serine protease, with amino-acid sequence MSFFQPQKFSILPPVVKNILIINGLLFLATLTLWSSGIDLRKILGLYYWTSKNFETWQIISHMFMHGSFTHIAFNMFAVWMFGSQLENLWGSKRFLNYYLLTGLGAAFLHFTIIHWQIKILENTMNYDNINTVFEEGHLILNEGKNYINQNMRKLNSLYNTPVVGASGALFGLLLAFGVLFPNALLMFLFFPFPIKAKYFVLIYGLVELYLGIQDNDNIAHFAHLGGMIFGFIIIKYWQWKNL; translated from the coding sequence ATGTCGTTTTTTCAACCTCAAAAATTTTCTATTTTACCGCCAGTTGTTAAGAATATTTTAATTATTAATGGGTTACTATTTTTAGCAACCCTAACCTTGTGGAGTTCTGGTATTGATTTAAGAAAAATTCTTGGACTATATTATTGGACTTCTAAAAACTTTGAAACATGGCAAATTATTTCACATATGTTTATGCATGGAAGTTTTACACATATTGCATTCAACATGTTTGCAGTTTGGATGTTTGGGTCACAATTAGAAAATTTATGGGGATCAAAAAGATTTTTAAACTATTACCTTTTAACTGGATTAGGTGCTGCATTTTTACATTTTACAATTATTCATTGGCAAATTAAAATTCTTGAAAACACAATGAACTATGATAATATAAATACTGTATTCGAAGAGGGGCACTTGATACTAAACGAGGGAAAAAATTATATTAACCAAAATATGCGCAAATTAAATAGTCTATATAACACTCCTGTTGTTGGTGCATCAGGTGCATTGTTTGGATTGCTTTTAGCATTTGGGGTTTTGTTTCCTAATGCATTATTAATGTTTTTATTCTTCCCATTTCCAATAAAAGCTAAATATTTTGTACTTATTTATGGTTTAGTAGAATTATATCTTGGTATCCAAGATAATGATAATATTGCCCATTTTGCTCATTTAGGGGGGATGATTTTTGGATTCATTATCATTAAATATTGGCAATGGAAAAATTTATAA